A DNA window from Coffea arabica cultivar ET-39 chromosome 6c, Coffea Arabica ET-39 HiFi, whole genome shotgun sequence contains the following coding sequences:
- the LOC113692785 gene encoding DNA ligase 4 isoform X4: MEESDIKFNVMVSLFNWMQKSKSSATKRSKFRKFLDAFCREPGDYFSAIRLILPVLDRERGSYGLKEHALATCLIDALGMSRDSPDAQRLLNWRKGGPKTGSSAGNFSLVASEVLQRRQGLTSGGLTLKELNEQLDRLSSSENRAEKTAVLSDLIRRTNAQEMKWIIMIILKDLKLGISEKSIFHEFHPDAEDLFNVTCDLKLVCEKLRDRSQRHKRQDIEVGKPVRPQLALRVSNASAAWKKLHGKEVVVECKFDGDRIQIHKNNSEIRFFSRSFLDHPEYEHAMSDIIAKNILVDRCILDGEMLVWDTSENRFADFGSNQGIAKAAKEGLDSDRQMCYVAFDILYVGDTSVIHQTLAERHDLLRKVVKSIKGRLEILVPNGGLNASRSPGEPCWSFVARSLDEVEKFFKDTIENRDEGIVLKDLASKWEPSDRSGKWLKLKPEYVRAGSDLDVLIIGGYYGSGRRGGEVAQFLVGLAERPMPNTHPRRFISFCRVGTGLSDEELDIVVTKLKPYFRKYEYPKKAAPSFYQVTNNSKERPDVWIESPEKSVIVSITSDIRTIKSEVFAAPYSLRFPRIDRVRFDKPWHECLDVHTFVKLVHSSNGTTQRGEAYGDSQDHKPKRMKSAKKGEKNLSVVPSHFIQTDVSTVKSETLIFAKMMFYFANVPSSHSVDLLHKMVVENGGNFSMNLNNSVTHCIAAESRGIKFQAAKLHGDVIHYSWLLDCCLQKKLLPLQPKYFLYLSERTKRKLEEEIDQFSDSYYVDVDITDLRQLLSNIDRREHPKRIDYYKKKYCPKEEWARFLGCCFYFYFPAQSIINLEWKVLVELALRRLKVAVSFGGGRISDDLSHATHVIVLSGPELTVDFNLLFSRLSAEKHLLLSQGLHVVSSQWLEDCIEKDQKLSEESYSLKPNMQEWILERIQVQMWCSVMDFSAASGFHCSKSLTRKNGKFMGQFDCS, encoded by the exons ATGGAGGAATCGGACATCAAATTCAACGTGATGGTTTCCTTATTCAACTGGATGCAGAAGAGCAAATCCTCGGCGACGAAGCGTTCCAAGTTCCGCAAATTCCTCGATGCTTTCTGCCGGGAACCGGGGGACTATTTCAGCGCCATCCGCCTCATTCTGCCGGTGCTCGACCGCGAGCGCGGTTCGTATGGACTCAAGGAGCACGCGCTTGCCACCTGCCTCATTGACGCCCTCGGCATGTCGCGTGACTCCCCGGACGCCCAACGCCTCCTCAATTGGCGCAAAGGTGGCCCCAAAACAGGCTCCAGCGCCGGCAACTTCTCCCTCGTCGCCTCCGAG GTCTTACAGAGAAGGCAAGGCTTGACTTCTGGCGGGCTGACtttaaaagaattaaatgaACAGCTTGATCGCTTGTCTTCAAGTGAAAATAG AGCAGAGAAAACCGCAGTTCTTTCTGATTTGATCAGGAGAACAAACGCTCAAGAAATGAAGTGGATCATTATGATAATTCTCAAAG ATCTGAAGTTGGGAATTAGTGAAAAAAGCATTTTTCATGAATTCCATCCGGATGCGGAGGACTTGTTCAATGTCACATGTGATTTGAAACTAGTTTGTGAAAAACTGAGGGACCGAAGTCAACGACACAAGCGTCAG gaCATAGAAGTTGGAAAACCTGTGCGCCCTCAGCTAGCACTAAGGGTTAGCAATGCTAGTGCTGCATGGAAAAAG CTTCATGGGAAGGAAGTTGTTGTCGAATGCAAATTTGATGGTGATCGCATccaaattcataaaaataactCGGAAATACGTTTCTTTTCTAG AAGTTTTCTTGATCATCCAGAGTATGAACATGCAATGTCAGACATCATTGCAAAGAACATTCTGGTTGACAG GTGTATTCTTGATGGTGAAATGTTGGTCTGGGATACATCTGAAAACCGTTTTGCAGATTTTGGTTCCAATCAGGGAATAG CAAAGGCAGCAAAGGAGGGACTTGATAGTGATCGGCAG ATGTGCT ATGTTGCTTTTGACATTCTATACGTGGGAGATACCAGTGTTATACACCAAACTTTAGCAGAACGCCATGATCTTCTGCGCAAGGTTGTCAAGTCCATAAAAGGTCGATTGGAAATTTTGGTTCCTAATGGTGGTCTTAACGCAAGTCGCTCTCCTG GTGAGCCATGTTGGTCCTTTGTAGCTCGTAGCCTTGACGAAGTCGAGAAGTTTTTTAAAGACACCATCGAGAATAG GGATGAAGGAATCGTCCTAAAAGATCTTGCTTCCAAATGGGAGCCAAGTGATCGGAGTGGAAAGTGGCTTAAGTTGAAGCCCGAGTATGTTAGAGCTGGTTCTGACTTAGATGTCCTCATTATAG GAGGCTACTATGGTTCTGGACGTCGTGGAGGGGAA GTAGCGCAGTTTTTGGTAGGACTTGCAGAGCGTCCAATGCCAAATACCCATCCTAGGCG ATTCATTTCGTTTTGTCGTGTTGGTACGGGACTTTCTGATGAGGAGCTTGATATAGTTGTTACAAAATTAAAACCTTATTTCAG GAAATATGAATACCCAAAGAAGGCGGCACCAAGCTTTTATCAAGTTACTAATAATTCGAAAGAGAGGCCAGATGTTTGGATTGAAAGTCCAGAGAA ATCAGTTATTGTTTCGATTACTAGTGATATTCGGACCATAAAATCTGAG GTATTTGCTGCACCATACAGCCTGAGATTTCCACGGATTGATCGAGTAAGATTTGACAAGCCTTGGCATGAATGCCTTGATGTGCATA CTTTTGTGAAGTTAGTTCATTCCAGCAACGGTACCACACAAAGAGGGGAAGCTTATGGAGATTCACAGGATCATAAACCCAAGCGCATGAAGTCAGCCAAAAAAGGGGAGAAGAATCTTTCAGTTGTTCCTTCTCATTTCATCCAGACTGATGTTTCCACTGTAAAGAGTGAAACGCTTATATTTGCAAAAATGATGTTCT ACTTTGCTAATGTTCCTTCATCTCATTCCGTGGATCTGTTGCACAAAATGGTGGTGGAGAATGGGGGCAATTTCTCAATGAATTTGAATAACTCAGTCACACACTGTATTGCAGCTGAAAGTAGAg GAATCAAGTTTCAGGCAGCAAAGCTTCATGGTGATGTTATTCATTATTCTTGGCTTCTCGATTGCTGTTTGCAGAAGAAGCTCCTTCCCTTACAGCCAAA gtactttctttatctttctgAACGCACGAAGAGAAAGTTAGAGGAAGAAATTGACCAATTCTCTGACTCTTACTATGTGGATGTTGATATTACAGATCTCAGACAG CTTTTGAGCAACATTGATCGAAGAGAGCATCCGAAGAGGATTGACtattacaaaaagaaatattgtcCAAAGGAGGAATGGGCTCGTTTTCTTGGTTGctgcttttacttttactttccAGCGCAGTCTAT AATTAACTTGGAGTGGAAAGTCCTAGTGGAACTTGCATTGAGGAGATTGAAGGTTGCAGTTTCTTTTGGTGGTGGCAGAATTAGTGATGATCTTTctcatgctacccatgtaatcgTCTTGTCTGGGCCAGAATTAACTGTGGACTTCAATTTGCTATTTAGTAG ATTATCAGCTGAGAAGCATCTTCTACTTAGTCAAGGGTTGCATGTTGTTTCTTCTCAGTGGTTGGAGGACTGCATTGAGAAGGACCAGAAATTGTCAGAGGAGAGTTACAGTCTGAAGCCCAACATGCAAGAATGGATATTGGAGAG GATACAGGTCCAAATGTGGTGTTCGGTTATGGACTTTTCTGCTGCTTCTGGTTTTCACTGTTCTAAGTCACTGACGCGAAAAAATGGGAAGTTTATGGGGCAATTTGATTGTTCCTAG